One segment of Streptomyces sp. YIM 121038 DNA contains the following:
- the pgsB gene encoding poly-gamma-glutamate synthase PgsB, with protein MYFLFTVLVVCCAVLLVAGVIEQRRHFTNLEHIPTRVLVNGIRGKSSITRLCAGALRGGDLTTVAKTTGTAARFIHPDATEEPVYRKFGIANVVEQIGIVRRAAAYNPDALVIECMAVMPALQEINQSKLIRSTIGVLCNVREDHLAEMGPTLDDVARSLSRSMPENGICVTAEKDRFDILKEEADARNCELIYADPETVTDDELRGFSWFTFKENVAIALKVAELLGVGREVALQGMYDAPPDPGVLSVERYVTEDHKKLRFANVFAANDPESTLMNINQLLDLGAIHRPLNVVINCRPDRVERNGQMGEIIPDLQPEKVFVIGHPAKSAIDAIPAEWRSRAVDLGGDRRDPEEFMGQLLGQLGPDSSLVAIGNIHGQGEVLLEHLAELPADESEDPATAPAAAPAQGAAPAEGVVERTQPTPLYEPHIDPYQHYPEAYENRYAHHQLTPAAAVHVPAQRTAEQPYGHQYQHEQQQYDQHQQHQQYAQQQYAQQYQQHEQQAYAQQQNQQPYDHQPYDQQPGQQQYDAPYAAQGHPGHQQDAYAAHDPYGQQAAYASAPQGTATPHEASYPSHEAQPPRQPEPEEVRPRGLFEPRVPPVSPAADDTQQWHSPGEPR; from the coding sequence GTGTACTTCCTCTTCACCGTCCTCGTGGTGTGCTGCGCCGTCCTGCTGGTCGCCGGGGTGATCGAGCAGCGGCGGCACTTCACGAACCTGGAGCACATACCGACGCGGGTGCTCGTCAACGGCATCCGCGGCAAGAGCTCCATCACCCGCCTGTGCGCGGGCGCGCTGCGCGGCGGCGACCTGACCACCGTCGCCAAGACCACCGGCACGGCCGCCCGGTTCATCCACCCGGACGCCACCGAGGAGCCGGTCTACCGCAAGTTCGGCATCGCCAACGTCGTCGAGCAGATCGGCATCGTGCGCCGCGCGGCGGCGTACAACCCGGACGCCCTGGTCATCGAGTGCATGGCGGTCATGCCCGCGCTCCAGGAGATCAACCAGTCCAAGCTGATCCGCTCCACCATCGGCGTGCTCTGCAACGTCCGCGAGGACCACCTCGCCGAGATGGGCCCCACCCTCGACGACGTGGCGCGCTCCCTGTCCCGCTCCATGCCGGAGAACGGCATCTGCGTCACCGCGGAGAAGGACCGCTTCGACATCCTCAAGGAGGAGGCCGACGCCCGGAACTGCGAGCTGATCTACGCCGACCCCGAGACGGTCACCGACGACGAGCTGCGCGGCTTCAGCTGGTTCACCTTCAAGGAGAACGTGGCGATCGCGCTCAAGGTCGCCGAACTCCTCGGCGTCGGCCGCGAGGTCGCCCTCCAGGGCATGTACGACGCCCCGCCGGACCCCGGTGTCCTCTCCGTCGAGCGGTACGTCACCGAGGACCACAAGAAGCTCCGCTTCGCCAACGTCTTCGCGGCCAACGACCCCGAGTCGACGCTGATGAACATCAACCAGCTGCTCGACCTCGGCGCGATCCACCGCCCGCTGAACGTCGTCATCAACTGCCGCCCCGACCGCGTCGAGCGCAACGGTCAGATGGGCGAGATCATCCCCGACCTCCAGCCGGAGAAGGTCTTCGTCATCGGCCACCCCGCCAAGAGCGCCATCGACGCCATCCCCGCCGAGTGGCGCTCGCGCGCCGTCGACCTCGGCGGTGACCGGCGCGACCCCGAGGAGTTCATGGGGCAGCTGCTCGGCCAGCTCGGCCCGGACTCCTCGCTCGTCGCCATCGGCAACATCCACGGCCAGGGCGAGGTGCTCCTGGAGCACCTCGCCGAACTCCCCGCCGACGAGAGCGAGGACCCGGCCACCGCACCGGCGGCCGCCCCCGCGCAGGGTGCCGCGCCCGCCGAGGGCGTCGTGGAGCGGACCCAGCCGACCCCGCTGTACGAGCCGCACATCGACCCGTACCAGCACTACCCGGAGGCGTACGAGAACCGCTACGCCCACCACCAGCTGACGCCCGCCGCGGCCGTGCACGTGCCCGCCCAGCGGACGGCGGAGCAGCCGTACGGCCACCAGTACCAGCACGAGCAGCAGCAGTACGACCAGCACCAGCAGCACCAGCAGTACGCCCAGCAGCAGTACGCCCAGCAGTACCAGCAGCACGAGCAGCAGGCGTACGCCCAGCAGCAGAACCAGCAGCCGTACGACCACCAGCCGTACGACCAGCAGCCCGGGCAGCAGCAGTACGACGCGCCGTACGCGGCGCAGGGCCACCCCGGTCACCAGCAGGACGCGTACGCCGCCCACGACCCCTACGGCCAGCAGGCCGCCTACGCGTCCGCGCCCCAGGGAACGGCGACTCCCCACGAGGCGTCCTACCCGTCGCACGAGGCCCAGCCGCCCCGCCAGCCCGAGCCGGAAGAGGTCCGGCCCCGCGGCCTGTTCGAGCCGCGCGTTCCGCCCGTTTCCCCCGCCGCCGACGACACGCAGCAGTGGCACAGCCCAGGAGAGCCCCGTTGA